From the genome of Thermogutta terrifontis, one region includes:
- a CDS encoding L-rhamnose isomerase: MISNQTAQAYQLARERYAEWGVDTEKAMETLASISISMQCWQGDDVGGFESPQGLTGGGILATGSYPGKPRTPDELRADAEMAFRLIPGKHRFNLHAIYLESGGKKVDRDEIGPEHFQGWVDWAAERGIGLDFNPTFFSHPLAASGFTLTHADEGIRRFWVRHGQACRRIGSYFGQRLGKVCVTNIWIPDGMKDLPVDRKGPRERLIRSLDEILSEQIDSRFHRDAVEGKLFGIGSEAYVAGSHEFYLGYAITRKTLLCLDSGHFHPTETIADKISAVLFYVDGLLLHVSRGIRWDSDHVVLFTDDVRAIAEELVRGQYLDRVFIGLDFFDASINRLAAWIIGMRSMLKALLWALLEPLAALKDAEARGDYTARLTLLEAEKTAPFAAVWEEYCARHNVPRDDLVLNEVRRYEQEVFPKRRG, from the coding sequence ATGATCTCCAACCAAACCGCCCAAGCCTACCAACTTGCCCGAGAGCGCTATGCCGAATGGGGAGTGGATACAGAAAAAGCGATGGAAACGCTTGCTTCCATTTCGATCTCCATGCAGTGCTGGCAGGGAGATGATGTAGGCGGATTTGAAAGCCCCCAGGGATTAACGGGCGGGGGCATCCTGGCAACGGGCTCCTATCCCGGAAAGCCCCGCACACCCGACGAACTCCGCGCGGACGCCGAAATGGCCTTCCGACTGATTCCTGGAAAACACCGCTTCAATTTGCATGCGATTTATCTGGAATCGGGCGGGAAAAAGGTGGACCGCGATGAAATTGGGCCTGAGCATTTCCAGGGGTGGGTTGATTGGGCGGCTGAACGCGGGATCGGACTGGACTTCAATCCCACGTTTTTTTCCCATCCGTTGGCAGCGAGTGGTTTCACCCTTACCCATGCCGATGAGGGCATTCGCCGGTTCTGGGTACGACACGGCCAGGCGTGCCGCCGTATTGGATCGTATTTTGGCCAGCGCCTTGGGAAGGTGTGCGTCACCAATATTTGGATTCCCGACGGAATGAAGGATCTTCCCGTTGATCGAAAGGGCCCCCGGGAACGGCTCATCCGGTCGCTGGATGAAATCCTGTCGGAGCAAATTGACTCAAGATTCCATCGCGATGCCGTGGAGGGAAAACTATTTGGCATTGGTTCGGAAGCCTATGTTGCCGGGTCACACGAGTTTTATCTGGGCTACGCCATCACACGAAAAACTCTGCTTTGCCTGGATTCAGGTCACTTCCATCCCACGGAGACCATCGCTGACAAGATATCCGCTGTGTTGTTTTACGTGGACGGTTTGCTCCTCCATGTGAGTCGAGGCATTCGATGGGATAGTGATCACGTGGTCCTGTTTACTGATGATGTCCGCGCCATTGCGGAAGAGCTCGTGCGCGGTCAATACCTCGATAGAGTGTTCATCGGATTGGACTTTTTCGATGCGAGTATCAATCGGTTGGCGGCATGGATCATCGGCATGCGAAGCATGCTCAAGGCCCTGCTCTGGGCTCTGCTGGAACCTCTGGCTGCCCTGAAAGATGCCGAAGCGAGGGGTGATTACACCGCGCGTCTGACACTATTGGAAGCCGAAAAGACGGCCCCCTTTGCCGCCGTTTGGGAAGAGTATTGTGCCCGGCACAACGTTCCTCGGGATGATCTGGTCCTCAACGAGGTACGACGCTACGAGCAGGAAGTTTTCCCCAAGCGGCGGGGCTGA
- a CDS encoding glycoside hydrolase family 2 protein, which yields MERPYMLSSLCRVLLLAVLLLLPHSAGAEERNHRETISLDGVWELAKGRMDTIPNDFPSRVPVPGLVDLAEPQFQEVGTEESFRYREAFWYRRSFRLDGEVPSLVRLKINKACYGMRVYLNGQLVGEHLPSFTPAVFDVTPYIKGRAEENVLVVRVGAHRRALPPGIPDGWDFEKVRYIPGIYDSVQLILSEKPEILHVQTVPDLRHERVRLYVTLGQQKQPVETVIQCTIREARSGRVVAEQEVPAIHIAPGEEREVELTVPIPECHPWTPEDPFLYEAVISTSGDTQRFRFGMREFRFDPQTKMAMLNGRIYPLRGTNVCIYRFFEDPARGNLPWKEDWIRRLHQTFRTMHWNFARYCIGFPPEKWYDIADEVGLLIQDEFPIWYLGQWPEELGHEELAREYAAWMRERWNHPSVVIWDAQNETRTEETGKAIREVRHLDRSGRPWDNGWAAPQDPLDVFESHPYPFFSPKGKNEPSKFRLSQLAGKPKRPDVEGGLRGSVQLNAGNNPVIINEYGWLWLNRDGSPTTLSRPNYDAFLGPNASTEERRRFYAYTIAAMTEFWRAGREVAGVMHFCGLGYSRPDGETSDNFVDLHNLVLEPHFVRRVGDAFSPVIAILDFWNEEVTAGVTVEVPVVVLNDRWQNWSGTVRLALVPESGFQDGAEKLAPVVAERSCRLEPVDRQSFTVSIQVPSRAGIFYLVAELTDDDGRPVRSVRRVEITKP from the coding sequence ATGGAACGGCCGTACATGCTGTCCAGTTTGTGCCGTGTCCTTCTTCTGGCAGTTTTGTTGCTGCTCCCCCATAGTGCGGGGGCGGAGGAGAGGAATCACCGAGAAACGATCTCCCTCGACGGCGTGTGGGAACTTGCCAAGGGACGAATGGACACCATACCGAATGATTTTCCCTCTCGGGTGCCCGTTCCCGGCTTGGTCGATTTGGCAGAGCCCCAATTCCAGGAGGTCGGTACAGAAGAAAGTTTTCGCTATCGCGAAGCGTTCTGGTATCGCCGGAGCTTTCGTTTGGACGGTGAGGTTCCATCCCTGGTGCGCTTAAAAATCAACAAGGCGTGTTATGGGATGCGGGTGTATCTTAATGGCCAGTTGGTCGGTGAGCATTTGCCGAGTTTCACCCCGGCCGTGTTTGACGTGACTCCGTACATCAAAGGGCGAGCAGAGGAGAACGTACTGGTCGTTCGGGTGGGAGCTCATCGCCGCGCCTTACCGCCGGGCATTCCGGATGGTTGGGATTTTGAAAAGGTCCGCTATATTCCGGGCATTTACGATTCCGTCCAGCTTATCCTTTCCGAAAAACCGGAGATTCTTCACGTCCAGACGGTGCCCGATCTTCGCCACGAGCGCGTGCGGTTGTATGTTACCCTCGGCCAGCAGAAACAGCCTGTGGAGACTGTCATTCAGTGTACGATTCGCGAGGCTCGGTCGGGGCGTGTGGTGGCAGAACAAGAGGTACCGGCTATTCACATAGCGCCCGGTGAGGAGAGGGAAGTTGAGCTCACGGTCCCAATTCCTGAGTGTCATCCCTGGACTCCCGAGGATCCTTTCCTTTATGAGGCGGTGATTTCTACCTCCGGTGATACCCAACGATTTCGCTTCGGAATGCGGGAGTTCCGGTTTGATCCGCAGACGAAAATGGCGATGCTCAACGGCCGCATTTATCCGTTGCGCGGGACGAACGTGTGTATCTATCGGTTTTTCGAGGATCCCGCGCGAGGCAATTTACCGTGGAAAGAAGACTGGATTCGGCGGTTGCATCAAACTTTCCGCACAATGCATTGGAATTTTGCCCGGTACTGCATTGGCTTTCCGCCAGAGAAATGGTACGACATCGCCGATGAAGTCGGGTTGCTCATCCAGGACGAATTTCCGATCTGGTATCTCGGGCAATGGCCGGAAGAACTGGGCCACGAGGAGTTAGCCCGCGAGTACGCCGCATGGATGCGGGAACGATGGAATCATCCGTCTGTGGTCATTTGGGATGCGCAAAATGAAACACGGACCGAGGAAACTGGAAAAGCCATCCGTGAAGTGCGGCATCTGGATCGCTCAGGAAGACCGTGGGACAACGGATGGGCGGCCCCGCAGGATCCGCTTGATGTATTCGAATCGCACCCCTATCCGTTTTTCAGCCCAAAGGGCAAAAACGAGCCTTCGAAATTTCGTCTCAGTCAGTTGGCCGGGAAGCCGAAACGGCCGGACGTGGAAGGTGGTCTGCGGGGAAGCGTGCAACTGAACGCAGGCAATAATCCCGTCATCATCAACGAATATGGTTGGCTGTGGCTGAATCGGGACGGGAGCCCCACCACCCTTTCGCGCCCTAACTACGATGCGTTTTTAGGACCCAATGCTTCAACCGAGGAACGCCGAAGGTTTTACGCTTACACGATTGCTGCGATGACGGAGTTTTGGCGTGCCGGTCGGGAGGTGGCGGGGGTCATGCACTTTTGTGGGCTGGGCTATTCCCGCCCGGACGGCGAAACCAGCGATAACTTTGTCGATCTGCACAATTTGGTTTTGGAACCGCATTTCGTCCGTCGTGTTGGGGATGCCTTTTCCCCGGTGATCGCCATTCTCGACTTCTGGAATGAAGAGGTGACCGCTGGTGTTACTGTTGAGGTGCCTGTGGTGGTCCTTAATGACCGGTGGCAGAATTGGTCCGGAACAGTTCGCCTGGCTCTTGTACCGGAAAGTGGTTTTCAGGATGGGGCCGAGAAATTAGCGCCCGTGGTGGCGGAGCGATCCTGCCGACTGGAGCCCGTGGATCGCCAGAGTTTCACTGTGTCCATTCAGGTTCCGTCACGCGCTGGGATCTTTTACCTGGTAGCGGAACTCACGGATGACGACGGACGCCCCGTGCGAAGTGTCAGACGGGTTGAGATCACAAAACCTTAA
- a CDS encoding Sb-PDE family phosphodiesterase — protein sequence MMRRFLQVWVLSLWLMALAATGWSQVRHEIAFPDIPGYKTLKCDFHMHTVFSDGTVWPTVRVDEAYRTGLDAIAISDHIEYQPHKDDVPTNFNRSYELAVGRARELGIILIRAAEITRDTPPGHFNAIFLKDINPLAKPDLVEAISAACEQGAFVFWNHQAWKGEELGRWMDIHTELYEKKLLHGMEVANGPTYYPTAHKWCLEKGLTMVGNSDIHQPDLLTQNTAAEHRTITLVFVTERSEDGIREALRAGRTAVWCAEFMIGKPEWLQALLEASVDIAPPHLRSKTSVWTNVTNKSAVDIVLRRVGQIGPAELTLKAGTTTLVRINAPDTSKPLELQYEVTNFLVEPGKGLTVTYTIPAP from the coding sequence ATGATGAGACGATTTCTCCAGGTGTGGGTTTTGTCCCTCTGGTTAATGGCTCTTGCTGCCACAGGCTGGAGCCAGGTCCGGCATGAAATTGCGTTTCCGGACATACCGGGTTACAAGACGTTAAAATGCGATTTCCACATGCACACCGTTTTTTCGGATGGAACAGTTTGGCCCACAGTGCGTGTGGATGAAGCGTACCGAACAGGACTCGATGCGATTGCGATCAGTGATCATATTGAATATCAGCCGCATAAGGATGATGTGCCAACTAATTTCAACCGTTCGTATGAACTGGCCGTGGGGCGAGCGCGCGAATTGGGGATTATCCTTATTCGAGCTGCCGAGATCACGCGTGATACCCCGCCCGGCCATTTCAACGCGATATTCCTGAAGGATATCAATCCCCTGGCCAAGCCCGACCTGGTTGAGGCTATTTCGGCCGCCTGCGAACAAGGTGCGTTCGTGTTTTGGAATCACCAGGCGTGGAAGGGGGAAGAATTGGGCCGCTGGATGGATATTCATACCGAGTTGTACGAAAAGAAGCTCTTACACGGTATGGAAGTGGCCAACGGCCCCACCTATTACCCGACGGCCCACAAATGGTGTCTGGAGAAGGGACTGACGATGGTCGGAAATTCTGACATTCATCAGCCCGATCTCCTCACGCAGAACACGGCCGCTGAGCACCGGACAATCACACTGGTGTTCGTCACGGAGCGGAGTGAAGATGGCATCCGCGAAGCACTCCGTGCTGGTCGCACCGCGGTTTGGTGCGCCGAGTTTATGATCGGAAAGCCTGAATGGCTGCAGGCTCTTCTCGAAGCAAGTGTGGACATCGCCCCACCACATCTGCGTTCCAAGACCAGTGTCTGGACCAACGTGACGAATAAGAGTGCGGTCGATATTGTCCTCCGGCGTGTGGGTCAAATCGGTCCGGCCGAACTGACACTGAAGGCCGGAACAACGACCCTTGTCCGAATCAACGCCCCGGATACGTCCAAGCCCCTCGAGCTTCAGTATGAAGTGACGAATTTCCTGGTAGAGCCGGGGAAGGGCCTCACGGTAACCTATACTATCCCGGCCCCGTAA
- a CDS encoding NPCBM/NEW2 domain-containing protein: MVSKGLRRILYWLRMGMALAFLFWPVAMPTAFGQELKTIALSALDLAHMSQGYGQPQVNRNIVKQPMRIAGQAFAHGVGTHAVSALYIKLDGNAERFTAKVGVDDSAGTRGSVEFRVYADGKKVFDSGIMRGGEQAKIVDVPLQGVKQLLLYVGAAGDGIDFDHADWAEATIAYRADPPSTVPAPEEPRVRLTPSPGREPVLNHPQRYGCRPNRPVIFRIPCTGERPIHFTARNLPESLHLDETTGIITGRAPEVRGEYRVTLRAENRHGVAEGEWTLVVGDTLALTPPMGWNSWYIHYHRVSDADIRAAADAMVSSGMADFGYAYVNIDDCWMVKPGSDDPLLGGPPRDEQGAVRPNKKFPDMKALTDYIHAKGLKAGIYISPGPLTCGGYVGSYQHEEIDARKFAEWGFDFLKYDWCSYGRVVQAKTREDFMKPYKLMGDILKTLDRDIVYNLCQYGMDSVWEWGASVGGNCWRTTGDLGLEGGSLNRGIYQVGLKNAKLWQYAGPGHWNDPDYILIGWVGDARTGGEGRPTPLTPNEQYTHMSMWCLMAAPLIFSGDMTKLDDFTLGILCNREVIAVDQDPLGKQARIIRETPEELVLAKPLVDGSLAVGLFNLDEFPRTMTISWQDLQCDGPQHVRDLWRQKDLGVFSERYTVEVGRHGVALIKIRPAASEQK, from the coding sequence ATGGTTTCCAAAGGTCTTCGCCGGATTTTGTATTGGTTGCGTATGGGAATGGCCCTGGCTTTTCTGTTTTGGCCAGTTGCGATGCCGACAGCATTCGGCCAGGAACTCAAGACTATTGCACTCTCTGCTCTGGACCTGGCACACATGTCCCAGGGTTACGGCCAGCCGCAAGTCAATCGTAATATTGTCAAACAACCAATGCGGATTGCTGGCCAGGCGTTCGCCCATGGGGTGGGAACGCACGCGGTCTCGGCACTGTACATCAAGCTCGACGGCAATGCCGAACGTTTCACGGCCAAGGTTGGTGTGGATGATTCGGCGGGCACCCGGGGTAGTGTGGAATTCCGCGTCTATGCCGACGGCAAGAAAGTTTTTGACAGCGGAATCATGCGCGGTGGTGAACAGGCCAAGATCGTCGATGTCCCGCTCCAGGGAGTGAAGCAACTTCTCCTATACGTGGGAGCAGCAGGAGACGGAATTGATTTTGACCACGCGGATTGGGCCGAGGCAACCATCGCCTATCGAGCCGATCCACCATCAACCGTCCCTGCGCCCGAGGAACCCCGTGTCCGACTCACGCCGTCGCCGGGCCGCGAACCGGTCCTTAACCATCCGCAGCGGTACGGCTGCCGGCCGAATCGCCCGGTCATCTTCCGCATCCCGTGCACGGGCGAACGACCCATCCATTTCACTGCCCGGAATCTTCCGGAAAGTCTCCACCTCGACGAGACCACCGGCATCATTACCGGTCGCGCTCCCGAGGTCCGTGGTGAATACCGTGTGACACTCAGGGCGGAGAACCGCCACGGGGTCGCTGAAGGTGAGTGGACGCTGGTCGTCGGAGACACACTTGCGCTCACACCTCCCATGGGCTGGAATAGCTGGTACATCCATTATCACCGGGTTTCTGATGCGGACATCCGAGCGGCGGCTGACGCAATGGTGTCGTCCGGGATGGCCGATTTCGGTTATGCCTATGTAAACATTGATGACTGCTGGATGGTCAAGCCTGGTTCAGACGATCCACTCCTGGGTGGTCCTCCGCGCGATGAACAGGGCGCAGTCCGTCCAAACAAGAAGTTTCCAGATATGAAGGCGCTCACGGATTACATTCATGCCAAAGGCCTTAAGGCGGGAATCTATATTTCGCCTGGCCCGCTCACCTGTGGTGGATACGTGGGAAGCTACCAGCACGAGGAAATTGATGCCAGGAAATTTGCGGAATGGGGATTTGACTTCCTGAAGTACGACTGGTGTTCGTACGGTCGCGTCGTTCAAGCCAAGACCCGTGAAGACTTCATGAAGCCGTACAAACTCATGGGCGATATTCTGAAAACGCTGGACCGGGATATTGTGTACAACCTGTGCCAGTACGGCATGGATTCCGTGTGGGAATGGGGGGCCTCAGTGGGCGGCAATTGCTGGCGGACCACCGGCGACCTCGGTCTCGAGGGCGGATCGCTCAACCGGGGAATCTATCAGGTGGGCCTAAAAAACGCCAAACTCTGGCAGTACGCTGGCCCCGGCCACTGGAACGATCCCGATTACATTCTCATTGGCTGGGTGGGTGACGCGCGAACTGGTGGCGAGGGGCGGCCCACTCCATTAACCCCCAATGAACAGTACACTCACATGTCCATGTGGTGTCTGATGGCGGCGCCGCTGATCTTTTCCGGAGACATGACCAAACTCGATGACTTCACGTTAGGCATCCTGTGTAATCGAGAAGTGATCGCCGTGGACCAGGATCCGCTGGGCAAACAGGCGCGGATCATTCGGGAAACCCCAGAGGAATTAGTCCTCGCCAAACCGCTGGTGGACGGGTCCCTGGCAGTGGGATTGTTCAATCTGGACGAGTTCCCGCGCACGATGACGATCTCGTGGCAAGATCTTCAGTGTGACGGTCCCCAGCACGTGCGGGATCTTTGGCGGCAAAAAGACCTCGGAGTGTTTTCAGAACGCTACACAGTAGAGGTGGGGCGCCACGGGGTCGCCCTGATCAAAATCAGGCCCGCTGCCTCGGAACAGAAATGA
- a CDS encoding HAD family hydrolase — MLSTVDFIYFDLGRVIINFDNDRMCRQIGEVSDVPPDRVHKILFSTGLQRAFELGRISPQQFYEEFCRLSGRSVPWDRLRQAASDIFWVNTPMLPVVAQLQARCFPLGILSNTCITHFEWCLEHFAILRRGFRVYGLSCEFGLMKPDPQIFLAAAEKAGVAPERIFFTDDIPAHVEAAQRVGFQAVPFISARQIAEELRRRGVQFNY, encoded by the coding sequence ATGTTGAGCACCGTGGATTTTATCTATTTCGACCTTGGACGCGTGATCATCAATTTTGATAACGACCGGATGTGCCGGCAAATTGGAGAAGTCAGCGACGTGCCGCCGGATCGCGTCCATAAAATTCTGTTCTCAACCGGGCTTCAAAGGGCGTTCGAGCTGGGACGAATCTCGCCCCAGCAGTTTTATGAGGAGTTCTGTCGATTGAGCGGACGGTCTGTGCCATGGGATCGGCTTCGTCAGGCCGCGTCGGATATATTCTGGGTCAACACGCCGATGTTGCCCGTGGTGGCGCAGCTTCAGGCGAGATGCTTTCCCCTGGGGATTCTCTCAAACACGTGCATCACCCATTTTGAGTGGTGTCTTGAACATTTTGCCATTCTTCGGAGAGGGTTCCGCGTCTACGGTTTGAGCTGTGAATTTGGCCTGATGAAACCCGATCCCCAGATATTTCTGGCCGCGGCCGAAAAGGCAGGCGTTGCGCCCGAGCGTATCTTCTTTACGGACGACATTCCCGCGCACGTTGAGGCTGCCCAGCGGGTGGGATTTCAGGCCGTCCCTTTCATCTCTGCGCGACAGATCGCTGAGGAGCTTCGCAGACGCGGCGTGCAATTCAACTACTAA
- the xylA gene encoding xylose isomerase: protein MAAFPEVSKIRYEGPDSRNPLAFRHYNPDELVEGKPMKEHFRFSVAFWHTMRGTGADPFGAPTMIRPWDTGENTIENAINRVKAFFEFCEKLGAPFFCFHDRDVAPEGKTLAETNKNLDAVVKVIKEEMDRTGVKLLWGTANLFSNPRYVHGAATSCNADAFAYAAAQVKKALEVTKELGGAGYVFWGGREGYQSFWNTDMKRELDNLARFLHMAVDYAKEIGFTGQFYIEPKPKEPTKHQYDFDAAACINFLRTYGLEKYFKLNIETNHATLAGHNVEHELEYAGMQGFLGSVDANTGDLLLGWDTDQFPTDVYLTTKIMLVFLKYGGIAPGGVNFDAKVRRESFEPIDLFYAHIGGMDCFAKGLKVAAAIRADGELARLLKERYSSWDTGIGAEIEAGKHNFKTLEKYMLEKGDVSPNKSGRQELFENIVNRYIF, encoded by the coding sequence ATGGCAGCTTTTCCAGAAGTGTCCAAGATTCGGTACGAAGGTCCCGATTCTCGCAACCCGCTTGCCTTCCGCCATTACAATCCTGACGAACTGGTGGAAGGCAAACCAATGAAAGAGCATTTTCGGTTCAGCGTGGCGTTTTGGCACACAATGCGCGGGACGGGTGCCGACCCCTTCGGTGCTCCAACGATGATCCGGCCGTGGGACACCGGCGAAAACACCATTGAAAATGCCATCAACCGAGTCAAAGCGTTTTTTGAATTCTGCGAAAAGCTGGGGGCCCCATTCTTTTGTTTTCACGACAGGGACGTCGCTCCCGAGGGCAAAACCCTTGCAGAGACCAACAAGAACCTGGATGCGGTTGTGAAGGTTATCAAGGAGGAAATGGACCGCACGGGCGTCAAACTTCTCTGGGGAACTGCCAACCTCTTCAGCAACCCGCGGTATGTCCATGGAGCGGCCACGAGCTGCAATGCCGACGCCTTTGCCTACGCTGCGGCGCAGGTCAAGAAGGCCCTTGAAGTCACTAAGGAACTGGGTGGGGCGGGTTACGTGTTCTGGGGCGGCCGGGAAGGTTATCAATCGTTTTGGAACACGGATATGAAGCGTGAACTGGACAACCTGGCTCGATTCCTCCATATGGCTGTCGATTATGCCAAGGAAATCGGATTTACAGGCCAGTTCTACATTGAACCCAAACCGAAGGAGCCCACCAAACACCAGTATGATTTCGACGCTGCTGCCTGCATCAATTTCCTGCGTACCTACGGGCTTGAAAAGTATTTCAAGCTGAACATCGAAACGAATCACGCAACACTGGCCGGCCACAATGTGGAGCACGAACTTGAGTACGCAGGAATGCAAGGTTTTCTTGGCTCGGTGGACGCCAACACAGGCGACCTGTTGCTCGGATGGGACACCGATCAATTCCCCACCGACGTTTATCTCACGACCAAGATTATGCTCGTATTCTTGAAGTATGGTGGGATCGCACCGGGTGGCGTGAACTTTGATGCCAAGGTCCGCCGCGAAAGTTTTGAGCCCATCGATCTGTTCTATGCCCACATCGGCGGGATGGATTGCTTTGCGAAAGGGCTCAAGGTGGCCGCCGCTATCCGTGCCGATGGTGAGCTTGCACGCTTGCTCAAGGAGCGCTACTCATCCTGGGACACGGGGATCGGCGCCGAAATCGAAGCCGGCAAGCACAACTTCAAGACCCTCGAAAAGTACATGCTGGAGAAGGGCGACGTCTCGCCGAACAAGAGCGGTCGGCAGGAATTGTTCGAAAACATCGTGAACCGGTACATCTTCTGA
- a CDS encoding class I SAM-dependent methyltransferase: protein MSRRSDLWIFLTAIFALIAFAARGGEVEVSVIPSSRVRDPNILVQRDGGGYAYRTYLDFILQRLDIQPGDRILDLGAGDGWWTAHFAEKVGAEGTVYAGEVTQELVDRLKQRLQDHPNAKPYLCPRNRPGLPDQSVDLVFISQVYHHLEGQTRIDYWRELAKTVTPSGRVAVIETYPQIALQGKDHGTPLSTLVREAEEGGWIPVEVWFIPGTQHYLAIFIQQRAFFPKPASQQ from the coding sequence ATGTCAAGAAGAAGTGATCTTTGGATTTTCCTCACTGCGATTTTCGCGCTTATCGCATTTGCGGCTCGCGGGGGAGAGGTAGAGGTTTCTGTCATCCCTTCCAGCCGGGTGCGTGATCCGAACATTCTTGTTCAGCGGGATGGAGGCGGTTATGCGTATCGCACATATCTAGATTTCATCCTGCAGAGACTCGATATCCAGCCCGGCGACCGGATCCTGGATTTGGGGGCGGGCGACGGCTGGTGGACGGCCCATTTTGCTGAAAAGGTCGGAGCTGAAGGGACCGTGTATGCCGGGGAAGTGACGCAGGAACTCGTGGATCGACTCAAGCAGCGCCTGCAGGACCATCCGAATGCAAAACCTTACCTTTGTCCGCGCAATCGCCCGGGGCTCCCTGACCAATCCGTGGACCTGGTGTTTATCTCCCAAGTTTATCACCACCTGGAAGGTCAGACCCGGATCGATTACTGGCGAGAACTCGCTAAAACGGTAACGCCTTCGGGCCGCGTGGCCGTCATCGAAACCTATCCCCAAATTGCCCTGCAAGGGAAGGACCATGGAACACCGCTGAGCACTTTGGTGCGAGAAGCGGAGGAAGGCGGGTGGATTCCCGTGGAAGTGTGGTTCATCCCCGGCACTCAGCACTACCTGGCGATTTTCATCCAGCAAAGAGCCTTTTTCCCGAAGCCAGCTTCTCAGCAATGA
- a CDS encoding PulJ/GspJ family protein — translation MDDLFKRGPAENALQSCAIAMTRFRRAGFTLVEILLATAISLIMLGAVVAVFASVMQSINQARAMLETSDRLRSAAELLRSDLRGLTVIPIPPRDPANDEGYFEYTEGPVGQNGQVRPIMQLNDPLVAVNLDDVDGNGNPLPDPTVGDNDDILMFTTRSTGEPFVGRCLINGQPSTIYSDTAEVAWFVRGNRLYRQVRLVAPKAMELCDVNKNGILDPGEWVPAGDSGAQNFRRYYDIAAHYDVNRGGWVFSTLGDLTKPENRYAHRTGDPRNVASFPFHPHRIAGWQALGLPTLAESASANMGTAWLGSGVLPPVTLTRLSGPMGAFDFWNNPYPFQEVDTQTGLLNNAGQLYRESEDLVLTNVIAFDVKIWDPTAPVTVTAAGAALRPGDLSYLVAPPQQPVIGGAYVDLAYRPQSPAIGPLSTFSDYPLAKAKLGPLAVYDTWSIHYEKDGLDQDGANGPDTGTDGFDNDNNGLVDDFGEWEAPPPYPAPCRGVQVTIRVFEPDSRQIRQVTIVQDFLPK, via the coding sequence ATGGACGATCTTTTCAAGCGTGGCCCGGCTGAAAACGCTCTTCAAAGCTGTGCGATAGCTATGACTCGCTTCCGACGTGCCGGATTCACTCTGGTGGAAATTCTCCTTGCCACGGCGATCTCACTCATCATGCTGGGGGCGGTGGTCGCGGTATTCGCGTCTGTCATGCAGAGTATCAACCAGGCGCGTGCAATGCTGGAAACCTCCGATCGCTTACGTTCAGCTGCCGAGTTACTGCGATCGGACTTGCGGGGCCTTACTGTAATCCCCATTCCACCGCGGGATCCGGCCAACGATGAGGGCTACTTTGAATACACGGAAGGCCCGGTAGGGCAAAATGGTCAGGTCCGTCCCATCATGCAGCTCAACGATCCACTTGTAGCGGTTAATTTGGACGATGTGGATGGAAACGGCAACCCACTCCCTGACCCCACAGTTGGCGACAACGACGACATCCTGATGTTTACCACGCGTTCGACGGGAGAGCCATTCGTCGGCCGATGTCTCATCAATGGTCAGCCCAGCACAATTTACTCGGATACAGCCGAAGTGGCGTGGTTCGTGCGGGGAAATCGCCTGTATAGGCAGGTTCGGCTGGTGGCCCCCAAAGCCATGGAACTTTGCGACGTTAACAAGAACGGTATTTTGGATCCGGGGGAGTGGGTACCCGCGGGTGACAGCGGCGCCCAAAACTTCCGTCGGTATTACGATATTGCTGCCCATTACGATGTGAACCGGGGAGGCTGGGTGTTCTCCACGCTGGGAGACCTCACCAAACCCGAGAACCGTTATGCCCATCGGACGGGAGACCCTCGTAACGTCGCATCGTTTCCATTCCATCCCCATCGGATCGCTGGTTGGCAGGCTTTGGGGCTTCCCACCCTTGCGGAAAGTGCCTCGGCTAACATGGGCACGGCATGGCTTGGCAGCGGGGTTCTGCCGCCAGTCACGCTGACCCGGCTTTCCGGGCCGATGGGGGCGTTCGATTTTTGGAACAATCCTTATCCATTCCAGGAAGTTGACACACAGACCGGTCTGCTCAACAACGCCGGTCAACTTTATCGCGAATCGGAGGACCTCGTCCTCACCAATGTGATTGCGTTTGATGTGAAGATCTGGGACCCGACAGCCCCTGTGACCGTCACCGCCGCCGGAGCGGCACTTCGTCCGGGCGATCTTTCTTACCTTGTAGCGCCGCCGCAACAGCCGGTGATTGGTGGGGCGTACGTTGATCTGGCCTACCGTCCCCAGTCACCCGCAATCGGGCCACTCTCCACGTTTTCCGACTACCCGCTCGCCAAGGCGAAGTTGGGCCCCCTTGCCGTGTACGATACCTGGTCCATCCATTATGAGAAGGATGGCCTGGACCAGGACGGGGCAAACGGCCCCGATACGGGCACTGACGGCTTCGATAACGACAACAACGGTCTTGTGGACGATTTCGGAGAATGGGAGGCTCCCCCGCCTTATCCTGCGCCGTGCCGTGGCGTTCAGGTCACCATTCGCGTTTTCGAACCTGATAGTCGCCAGATCCGTCAGGTGACAATCGTGCAGGATTTCCTCCCCAAATGA